From one Rhodospirillaceae bacterium genomic stretch:
- a CDS encoding terminase: MPGNVKFTRRLQTNFLTRLKKTGNVRASADKVGMSRSRVYQFREQDLTFADKWDEAMDDYVATLEAEADRRAIEGNQKKVFYGGKEIGTTQDFSDSLLMFRLKALKPERYRERKDGKEPGNVTVIRKVYRDVDGPENGSRDGNGDE, translated from the coding sequence ATGCCGGGCAACGTAAAATTCACCCGCCGCTTGCAAACAAATTTTTTAACCCGCCTGAAAAAAACCGGCAACGTCAGGGCATCGGCTGACAAAGTCGGAATGTCGCGATCCAGGGTGTATCAATTTAGGGAGCAAGACCTAACCTTCGCAGACAAGTGGGACGAGGCGATGGATGACTACGTGGCCACCTTGGAAGCCGAAGCTGATCGACGGGCGATAGAGGGAAACCAGAAGAAGGTATTCTATGGCGGCAAGGAAATTGGCACGACCCAAGATTTCTCCGACAGCTTGCTGATGTTCCGGCTGAAAGCGCTAAAGCCGGAACGCTATCGTGAGCGCAAGGACGGTAAAGAACCTGGCAACGTGACGGTGATCCGCAAAGTTTATAGGGATGTTGATGGGCCTGAAAATGGGAGCCGGGATGGGAATGGGGATGAATAA